In the genome of Lysobacter sp. BMK333-48F3, the window TGGGCCTACGAACGCATCCACCGCTGGAACGTCGATGCGATCGATCCCAACCGCTCGTTCCGCGAGAACAGCCCGGCGCAGGAATCGGCGGCGCTGTTGCGCCTGGTCGCGCCGGTGCGGGCGCAGGTGCTGCTGCACATCGACCTGCACGAGACCACCGACAGCGACGAATCCGAGTTCCGTCCGGCGCTGTCCGCGCGCGACGGCAAGCCGTTCGAACCCGGCGAGATCCCCGACGGCTTCTATCTGGTCGGCGACACCGACAATCCGCAGCCGGAGTTCCAGCAGGCGGTGATCGCCGCGGTCGAGCAGGTGACCCATATCGCGCCGCCGGACGCCCAGGGCGAGATCATCGGCTCGCCGGTGGTCGCGCACGGCGTGATCAACTACCCGGTCAAGCAACTCGGCCTGTGCGCCGGCATCACCGACGCGCACTACACCACCACTACCGAGGTCTATCCCGACAGCCCGCGCGCCACGCCGGAACAGTGCAACGCCGCGCAGGCGGCGGCGGTGTGCGCGGCGATCGACTTCGCCCTGGCGCGGCAGTGATGCCGGTGCGCTGGGGCCGCTGCGCCTTGGCGCTGGCCCTGGCCGTCTCGGCGCTGGGCTGCGCCCATCGCACGACGACCGACGCGTCTTCGCCCGAGGCCGCGGCCGTGGGCCGGCCAGTGCAGGGCGATGTCGCGTTCTATCTCGAGGCCGAATCGGGCCGGGCCGACGCATTGAAGCTGGCGATGCTCCACCCGGTCGACGGCGCGCCGGTCGAAGTGAGCCTGCAGCCGCAGCCGGTGGTCGCGCGCGGCGAGGTCGCCACGGTGGCGATGGCGATCGAGGACAACGGGTTCGCCGCGCTGGATCTGCGGCTCGACCCGACCGGCGCGCAGCATCTGCGCCAGGTCACCGCCGACAATGTCGGCAAGCGCATGGCCGTGGTCGCCGCCGGCCGCGTGCTGACCGTCGCCACGGTGATGGGCGAGATCGGCGA includes:
- a CDS encoding M14 family metallocarboxypeptidase; translation: MTAPAFYPIGTPGRPWGAEEVAQWRARQVRHRSYADDVLSVIEGLRERFEVVEYGRLDYAPDAYPLFAVKSRDWDASLPVALVTGGVHGYETSGVHGALRFLDRHAADYAGRANLLVAPCISPWAYERIHRWNVDAIDPNRSFRENSPAQESAALLRLVAPVRAQVLLHIDLHETTDSDESEFRPALSARDGKPFEPGEIPDGFYLVGDTDNPQPEFQQAVIAAVEQVTHIAPPDAQGEIIGSPVVAHGVINYPVKQLGLCAGITDAHYTTTTEVYPDSPRATPEQCNAAQAAAVCAAIDFALARQ